CACCACGCACCCCGGCACAGGGGTTCCCGCGTCCGACGTGGACCTGTCCGGGCCCGGCGGGCCCGAACGCGGCCGGGCCTGGCTGGCGGCCGTCGGGGAGCATCCCCAGGCCCGGCAGGCGCTGGAGGCCGCAAGCCCCGTCCTGTCCGCGCAGACCACGGCCCTGCTCACCGCTCCCGTGCCGTCCGAGAAGGAGGTCCGGCGGCTGGTGCATTCCACCGCCGCCTACCTGCTGCGCTGGCAGGGACGGGCCACCCCGTTCGGGTACTTCGCCGGAGTCGCGTCGGCCCGCACCGGGACCACGCTGCAGGCCCTGTGGGGTCCCGGGCACCGGGCCGTGCTGCGGCCGGACGCCGTCTGGCTGGGCGCCGTGACCGACCAGCTCGCCTCACACGCTGGCATCCGCGAACGTCTGCTCGTCGTGGCGAACCCGGCCGCGTGTGCCCGGGGAGGCCGGATCGCGGGGCCCGGCCGTACGCCCGCCGACGGCCTCTCCCCGTTGGAGGTGTCCGTGGCGGCCACCGGGCCCGTCCGTACCGCCCTGGCCGCCGCCACCGCCCCCGCCTTGTTCCCGGACGTCGCCAAAGCCGTCGCCGCCGACTACCCGCACGCCGACAACGAGAGCGTCCACGGCCTCCTCGTCCAGCTCTTGGAGCATGGCGTGCTGCTGTCCGTCCTGGATGCCACGGCCACGGCCGCCGACCCGCTCGCCCAGCTCCGTACCCTCACCGACCCCGCCGTCACGCCCGGTCCTCTCCTGGCCCCCACCGCGGAGGTGACCGGCAGCACCTCGCCGTCCTGGCCGGACACGGTCCTCGACGCCCAGGTCACCATTCCCGCCGGCGTGCTGTCCGAGGCCGAGTCGGCGGCGTCGGTGCTGGCCCGGCTCTCGCCGTACCCGTTCGGGAATCCGGCCTGGCGTGACTTCCACCAGCGATTCCGTCAGACGTACGGGGCCGGTGCTGCCGTGCCCGTCGTGGAGTTGGTTGGTGACGGGGGGCTCGGCTTCCCGCCCGGGTTCCTGGGGTCTGACCGCCCGACCCCGGCCCGGATGCTGTCCGCCCGTGACGAAGCGTTCCTCGCGCTCGCCCAGCAGGCCGCCCTCGACGGGGCCCGCGAGGTGGCCCTCACCGAACCCCTCCTCGCCTCGCTGGCCGTGGTCGACGCCGACGAGCTGGTGCCGCCGCCCTCGGTGGAGCTTGCCTTCCAGCTCTACGCCGACGATGCGGACGCCGTACGGCGGGGCCGGTTCGAGCTGTGGCTGACCTCAGCGGCCCGGCCCTCATCGTCCATGGCCGGACGGTTCGCCGACCTCCTGCCCGAGCTGGATGCCGCCGCGCTGGCCGCCGCCCTGGCGGGCCCGGCCGGGCCGCTGCCCGCCCAGCTCGTCTTCCCGGCCCGCAGACGGCGGAGCTCCAACGTCATCCGGACCCTGCGCCTGCTGGAGTACACGATCTCCCTCGGCTGGCCCGAACCCGGGCCCGGCAGCATCCCGCTCGACGATCTCGCCGTCACCTGCGACGCCCGCCACCTGTACCTGATCCGCTCCTCCACCGGACAAGTCATTGAGCCCCGCGTGCTGCACGCCCTGGAGCCGCGCGTGCAGACGTCGCCGCTGGCCCGGTTCCTCGCCGAAGTCGCAGGCGCCCGCCGTACCGTCTGGCAGCTGCCCGACTGGGGCGCCGCCTCCCGCCTCCCGTTCCTGCCCCGACTCCGGCACGGCCGGACCGTCCTGGCCCCGGCCCGCTGGCTACTGGCCGCAAGCTTGTTACCCGGCCCGGCCGCCGCGCGCTCCGTGTGGGAGGGGGCATTCGCCTCATGGCGGGACCGGCAGCGCGTCCCGGCGCGGGTGGTCCTGGCCGAGACCGAGTTGCGGCTGCCCCTCGATCTGGACCTGCCACTCCACCGCGAACTCCTCCGGGCCCGCCTGGATCGGGCCGGGGAGGTGGAGGTGCGTGAAGCACCTTCGCCGGCCCCAGGCTCCACCTCACCTTCCGCGGGCGGGTTCATGGGCCGCGCCCACGAGTTCCTGACCGTCCTGCACGCCACTGCCCCCACCCCCGCCCCCGCCGGGCCCGCCGTCCCGGCGGCCATACAGCAGATGCCTGGGGTGTCCCGCATGGTGTGCGCGCACCTGCACGTGCACCCCGCCCGGCAGGACGAAGTCCTGACCGAGCATCTGCCCCGTCTGCTCGACGGATGGAGCCCGGCGCCGGGCTGGTGGTTCACCCGCCACCACGACGCCTCCCACCCCTACCGCGACCGCCCCCTGGTACTCAACCTCCACCTGGACGGCGTCGCCGCTTGGGGGCAGGCCGCCGAACGGCTCGGTACCTGGGCCGACGAGCTGCGAGGCCTCCGTCTCGCCTCCCGGCTGGACCTGGTTGCCTACCGGCCGCAGGACGGCCGTTACGGGCGCGGGGCGGCCCGCGAGGCCGCCGAGCGGGTGTTCGCCGCCGACAGCGGGGCCGCGCTCGCCCAGATCGCGTACGCGACCCGTACCGGCCTTCCGGCCCAATCGGTTACCGCCGCTTCGCTCGCCGACCTCGCCACCGCGTTCGCGCCCTGCCCTGCCGACGGCTGGGCGTGGCTCGTCGCAGCCCTGCCGCGCGAGAGCGGACCCGTCGATGCCGCCCTCATCCGGCACGTGCGTGCCCTCACCGCCCCTGGCGCCGCCTGGCGCGACGACCCGGACGCCGCTGCCATGGCCGGGGCGTGGGCGGCCCGCGCCGACGCACTCGCCGCCTACCGGAACACCCTCGCCGAGCAGCGGGAACCGATGACCGTGCTCCGCTCCCTCCTCCACCTCCACCACGTTCGCGCTCGGGGAGGCGGCCCGGACGCCGAGCGGGTCACCCATCGCCTCGCCCGCACCGCCGCCCTCCCGCACACCCACCTGCGCAAGGCCCTCCGGTGAACGCCGCCACCGTCCTCAAGACTCGCTTCGGCCCGCGTCTGGCCGCTCCCGACCCGGCCGGGGACACCGCGCTCGGGCAGTCCCTCGTGGCTGGTGCGGCCGGGGTCGCCCTGTGGCACATCGAACGCGCCCTGACCGGGGCCGGTACGTGGGAGCAGGTCGGAGCATGGCTGACGGAGGCGACCCGCGCGGAGGTGACCGCAGCCGACACCGCCTGCCTCAGCTACGGCGCCCCCGGTCTGGCGTTCGTCCTGCACGCGGCCGGAGCCGACGGCAACGACCGCTACCGCACCGCCCGGGACCGGCTCGATGCGGCCACCGCCGCCCTCGCGCACCGCCGCGCCGAAGCCGCCCACGCCCGCATCCGGCGCGGCGAGCTGCCCGCGTTCGCCGAGTACGACCTGCTGCACGGCCTGACCGGCATCGGCGTGCACCTGCTGCTCCACACCCCCGGCAGCGACGCCCTCGCCGCCGTGCTCACCTACCTCGTCGCCCTCACCCGGCCCCTGACCGTCCACGGGCAGACGCTGCCGGGCTGGTGGTGCGCCCACGACCCGCACCGCTTCTACGCCCCGGGCGGGCACGGCAACTTCGGCATGGCCCACGGCATCACCGGCCCGCTCGCCCTCCTCGCCCAGGCCCAGCGGAGGGGCGTCGCCGTGGACGGGCAGCGCGAGGCCCTCGCCACCATCACCGCCTGGTTCGGCCAGTGGCGCCAGGACGGCGAGAGCGGCCCGTGGTGGCCGGAGACGATCACCCGCGAAGAGGCAGCGGCCGGACGCCCCAACGCGACCGGGCCATGGCGGCCGTCGTGGTGCTACGGCACCCCCGGCATCGCCCGCGCTCTCCAGCTCGCCGCCATCGCCACCGCCGACACCCGCCGGCAGGAAGCCGCCGAACACACGCTGGCCGCCTGCCTCGCCGACCCCCGCCAGCTTGCTGGGGTCACCGACGCCGGCCTCTGCCACGGTGCGGCCGGACTGTTCCAGACCGTATGGCGGGCAGCCCGCGACGCCCGCACGCCGGGCCTCGGTGCCGCCGCCCGCCGCCTCGCGGACACGTTCACGAGCCAGCACGCGCCCGAGGACACCGGGTTCCTCGAAGGCGCCGCCGGACAGGCACTCGCCCAGGCCACCGCCTTCTGCGACCGGCCGCCCTCCTCCGGCTGGGACGCATGCCTCCTCATCACCTGACCCCCGCACCGGCCCAGGTGCTCCAGAGCACACGCGCCGGCTGCGTGCTTCCCGTCCCCTTCTGCGGAGAGGAACCACTCCTGATGAACGCCCCACACGCCCCCCAGAGCACTGAACACGCCGTCCTCGCCGTCCTGTCCGGGCAGTCCCTCGCCGCCACCGCCGCCCGTGCGGGCATCGACGCCGAAGAACTCGGCGACGCCGTCACCCTCTACCAGGCAGCCGGGCAAGCCGTCCTCGCCGAGCAGGCTGCACGCCACGACTGGCACCAGGTCCGCATCGAGTTCGCCGACTTCGACCGCGCTGAAGACGCCGCCGCAACCCACCTCGCCCCCCGCCTGCGAACGCTGGAGGACAGCGGACTCCTGGCCGCATGGTGGTACATCCGCAAAGCGCCATGCTGGCGGCTGCGGCTGTTGCCCGCACCGGGCGCCGACCCCGCCCGCCTCCACGTCGCCACCTCCGAACTGCTCGGGGCACTCGTCCAGTCCGCAGAGATCATCCGCTGGTGGCCGACCGTCTACGAGCCGGAAGTCCTCGCCTTCGGCGGCCTGGAGGGCGTCGACACCGCCCACGGCCTCTTCCACGCCGACAGCCGCCACTTCCTCGCCCGCACCCACCACCCCCAGGGCTTGGGGCGGCGCGAGATGTCGATGCTGCTGTGCACCGCCCTGTTCCGATCGGCCGGGCTGGATTGGTACGAACAGGGCGACGTGTGGGACCGGGTGGCCCGGATGCGGCCCCTGCCCGAGGACATCACCCCCGACCGCCTCAACGGCATGGGTGACGGACTGCGGCGGCTACTGGCCCTCGACACCCGCACTCTGAGCGGCCCCGGCGGCACGATGGAAGCAGCCGCCCCGTGGCTCGCCGCGTTCACGACTGTCGGGCAGGCCATCGGCAACGCTGCCCAGAGCGGCATCCTGCAACGCGGACCCCGCGACATCCTCGCCCACCACGTGATCTTCCACTGGAACCGTCACGGTCTCACCGCACGCGCGCAGGCCACCCTCGCGCACGCCACCCGAGCCGTCATCATGAACCCGGCTTCCGCCGACCAGGAACCGTGACAGGACGGGTTCCCGCACGCCAGATCCGGGCGGCCTGCCATCGAGGACAGGTGACCAGCAGCTCCTGCGCCGGCCGCGGTGCTCCTTCTCACCAGCCGGCCTGCTGCCAATCTGCGG
This genomic window from Streptomyces sp. NBC_01351 contains:
- a CDS encoding thiopeptide-type bacteriocin biosynthesis protein → MNAPHAPQSTEHAVLAVLSGQSLAATAARAGIDAEELGDAVTLYQAAGQAVLAEQAARHDWHQVRIEFADFDRAEDAAATHLAPRLRTLEDSGLLAAWWYIRKAPCWRLRLLPAPGADPARLHVATSELLGALVQSAEIIRWWPTVYEPEVLAFGGLEGVDTAHGLFHADSRHFLARTHHPQGLGRREMSMLLCTALFRSAGLDWYEQGDVWDRVARMRPLPEDITPDRLNGMGDGLRRLLALDTRTLSGPGGTMEAAAPWLAAFTTVGQAIGNAAQSGILQRGPRDILAHHVIFHWNRHGLTARAQATLAHATRAVIMNPASADQEP
- a CDS encoding lanthionine synthetase C family protein, with the translated sequence MNAATVLKTRFGPRLAAPDPAGDTALGQSLVAGAAGVALWHIERALTGAGTWEQVGAWLTEATRAEVTAADTACLSYGAPGLAFVLHAAGADGNDRYRTARDRLDAATAALAHRRAEAAHARIRRGELPAFAEYDLLHGLTGIGVHLLLHTPGSDALAAVLTYLVALTRPLTVHGQTLPGWWCAHDPHRFYAPGGHGNFGMAHGITGPLALLAQAQRRGVAVDGQREALATITAWFGQWRQDGESGPWWPETITREEAAAGRPNATGPWRPSWCYGTPGIARALQLAAIATADTRRQEAAEHTLAACLADPRQLAGVTDAGLCHGAAGLFQTVWRAARDARTPGLGAAARRLADTFTSQHAPEDTGFLEGAAGQALAQATAFCDRPPSSGWDACLLIT
- a CDS encoding lantibiotic dehydratase translates to MGRGARLYRHTQALMVRATTHPGTGVPASDVDLSGPGGPERGRAWLAAVGEHPQARQALEAASPVLSAQTTALLTAPVPSEKEVRRLVHSTAAYLLRWQGRATPFGYFAGVASARTGTTLQALWGPGHRAVLRPDAVWLGAVTDQLASHAGIRERLLVVANPAACARGGRIAGPGRTPADGLSPLEVSVAATGPVRTALAAATAPALFPDVAKAVAADYPHADNESVHGLLVQLLEHGVLLSVLDATATAADPLAQLRTLTDPAVTPGPLLAPTAEVTGSTSPSWPDTVLDAQVTIPAGVLSEAESAASVLARLSPYPFGNPAWRDFHQRFRQTYGAGAAVPVVELVGDGGLGFPPGFLGSDRPTPARMLSARDEAFLALAQQAALDGAREVALTEPLLASLAVVDADELVPPPSVELAFQLYADDADAVRRGRFELWLTSAARPSSSMAGRFADLLPELDAAALAAALAGPAGPLPAQLVFPARRRRSSNVIRTLRLLEYTISLGWPEPGPGSIPLDDLAVTCDARHLYLIRSSTGQVIEPRVLHALEPRVQTSPLARFLAEVAGARRTVWQLPDWGAASRLPFLPRLRHGRTVLAPARWLLAASLLPGPAAARSVWEGAFASWRDRQRVPARVVLAETELRLPLDLDLPLHRELLRARLDRAGEVEVREAPSPAPGSTSPSAGGFMGRAHEFLTVLHATAPTPAPAGPAVPAAIQQMPGVSRMVCAHLHVHPARQDEVLTEHLPRLLDGWSPAPGWWFTRHHDASHPYRDRPLVLNLHLDGVAAWGQAAERLGTWADELRGLRLASRLDLVAYRPQDGRYGRGAAREAAERVFAADSGAALAQIAYATRTGLPAQSVTAASLADLATAFAPCPADGWAWLVAALPRESGPVDAALIRHVRALTAPGAAWRDDPDAAAMAGAWAARADALAAYRNTLAEQREPMTVLRSLLHLHHVRARGGGPDAERVTHRLARTAALPHTHLRKALR